The Pseudanabaena galeata CCNP1313 genome includes a region encoding these proteins:
- a CDS encoding NAD(P)H-quinone oxidoreductase subunit H codes for MVMIETKAERMVINMGPHHPSMHGVLRLIVTLDGENVVDCEPVLGYLHRSMEKIAENRTIIQYLPYVTRWDYLATMFTEAITVNAPEKLANVPVPRRASYIRMIMLELSRIASHLLWLGTFVADIGAQTPFFYVFREREMIYDLFEAATGMRMMHNYFRIGGVAADLPYGWIEKCEDFCNYFTPVIDEYEKLITNNPIFRKRIEGLGTITRDEAINWGLSGPMLRGSGVKLDLRKVDHYELYDELDWDVQWDNGGDCLARYLVRVREMRESTKMILQALKQIPGGSYENLEAQRVLAGPKSEWNSMDYQFISKKPSPTFKVASGEHYVRVEAPKGELGVYIIGEDSVFPWRFKIRPPGFINLQILPDLVRGMKLADIMAILGSVDIIMGEVDR; via the coding sequence ATGGTGATGATTGAAACCAAAGCCGAACGCATGGTCATAAATATGGGGCCTCACCACCCCTCCATGCACGGCGTTCTCAGACTTATTGTCACGCTAGACGGCGAAAATGTAGTTGATTGTGAGCCTGTTTTAGGCTACTTACATCGCTCCATGGAAAAAATCGCCGAAAATCGCACGATTATCCAATATTTGCCCTACGTGACCCGATGGGATTACCTCGCAACCATGTTCACTGAGGCAATCACCGTCAATGCACCCGAAAAACTAGCTAATGTACCAGTGCCGCGTCGCGCCAGTTACATCCGCATGATTATGCTAGAACTTAGCCGCATCGCCTCTCACCTACTGTGGCTTGGCACATTCGTCGCAGACATCGGCGCACAAACTCCATTTTTCTACGTCTTCCGAGAACGGGAAATGATCTATGACCTGTTCGAGGCAGCAACAGGGATGCGGATGATGCACAACTATTTCCGCATCGGGGGAGTTGCCGCCGACCTACCCTATGGCTGGATCGAGAAATGTGAAGACTTTTGCAACTATTTCACTCCCGTCATTGACGAATACGAAAAATTAATCACCAATAACCCCATCTTCCGTAAACGGATTGAAGGACTTGGCACAATTACCCGCGATGAGGCAATTAACTGGGGTTTATCAGGTCCAATGTTGCGTGGTTCAGGAGTAAAACTCGATCTACGTAAAGTCGATCACTATGAACTTTACGACGAACTTGACTGGGATGTACAGTGGGACAACGGCGGCGACTGCTTAGCCCGTTACTTGGTGCGCGTCCGTGAAATGCGCGAATCCACCAAAATGATCCTGCAAGCCCTCAAGCAAATTCCTGGTGGCTCCTACGAAAACCTTGAAGCGCAAAGAGTCTTGGCAGGGCCAAAGAGTGAATGGAACTCGATGGACTATCAGTTTATTAGCAAAAAACCATCACCCACATTCAAAGTTGCTTCAGGCGAACATTATGTCCGTGTCGAAGCACCAAAGGGTGAACTGGGTGTCTATATCATTGGTGAAGATAGTGTCTTCCCTTGGCGTTTTAAGATTCGTCCACCAGGATTTATTAATTTACAGATCTTGCCAGATCTAGTACGCGGCATGAAGCTCGCTGACATCATGGCAATTTTAGGAAGTGTGGACATTATTATGGGTGAGGTCGATCGCTAA
- the nuoH gene encoding NADH-quinone oxidoreductase subunit NuoH — MYGGIDLQRSLIEILTGLGLPADVAKVIWMLLPMAVMVLGVTVGALVCTWLERKISAAAQQRIGPEYAGPFGLLIPIADVAKLVIKQGTIPAKADPLLYTIGPALVFTSVFLCYLVIPFGQNLIISDIGTGVFFIIAISSIAPIGLLMAGYSSNNKYSLLGGLRAAAQSISYEIPLALAVLAVALMTNGLSTIDIVNQQAEYGILSWNIWRQPIGFVIFIIAALAECERLPFDLPEAEEELVAGYQTEYSGIRFAFFYGGSYANLLLAGLLASILYLGGWELPFPIDKVSEALGIEANTAWWQVIAAFIGLTATLVKTYAFIFFAILLRWTVPRVRIDQLLDLGWKFLLPIGLANLLITAALKLAFPFAFGG, encoded by the coding sequence ATGTACGGTGGAATTGATTTACAAAGATCTTTAATTGAAATCCTGACAGGGCTGGGCTTACCCGCCGATGTTGCCAAAGTAATTTGGATGTTACTGCCCATGGCAGTAATGGTTTTAGGCGTAACCGTGGGCGCACTGGTCTGCACATGGTTAGAGCGGAAAATTTCTGCTGCGGCTCAACAACGGATTGGACCTGAATATGCGGGACCTTTTGGACTGTTGATCCCGATCGCTGACGTAGCCAAGCTAGTCATTAAGCAAGGCACGATCCCAGCTAAAGCCGATCCATTGCTCTACACGATTGGACCTGCGTTGGTATTTACCTCTGTCTTCCTGTGCTATCTAGTTATCCCCTTCGGTCAAAACCTGATCATTTCTGATATTGGTACGGGCGTATTTTTCATCATTGCTATTTCCAGCATTGCTCCCATCGGCTTACTGATGGCAGGTTACTCTTCCAATAATAAATACTCGCTCTTAGGTGGTTTACGTGCAGCTGCACAGTCAATTAGCTACGAAATTCCTCTAGCTTTGGCAGTGCTTGCTGTAGCGCTGATGACCAATGGACTTAGCACCATTGATATTGTCAATCAGCAAGCTGAATATGGGATTCTTTCTTGGAATATTTGGCGGCAACCGATTGGTTTTGTAATTTTTATCATTGCGGCTCTTGCCGAATGTGAACGCTTGCCCTTTGACTTGCCAGAAGCAGAAGAAGAACTTGTTGCTGGTTATCAAACTGAATATTCAGGGATTAGGTTTGCCTTTTTCTACGGTGGTTCCTACGCTAACCTTTTGCTAGCTGGTCTACTAGCCTCCATTTTGTACCTCGGCGGATGGGAGTTACCATTCCCCATCGACAAAGTTAGCGAAGCTCTAGGTATTGAAGCAAATACAGCTTGGTGGCAAGTTATTGCTGCTTTCATTGGACTAACGGCAACCCTAGTCAAAACCTATGCCTTTATTTTCTTCGCCATCCTCTTGCGTTGGACAGTTCCCCGCGTTCGGATCGACCAACTGCTCGATTTAGGCTGGAAATTTTTACTGCCAATCGGACTTGCTAATCTGTTGATTACCGCCGCTTTGAAGTTGGCTTTCCCCTTTGCTTTTGGTGGATAG